Within bacterium, the genomic segment GACTGCTCACACCTCCGGTATCACCAATCCGGGCGATGGGTTGTTTCTCCTGGACGGAGTCCCCGGAATTTACCAGCAATTCCGAGGCATGGGCATAGACACTGCAATACCCTTCTCCGTGGTCCACAATCAGCAATTTCCCATATCCAAGACACCAGTCCGCATAGGCCACTCTTCCTGGATAAATAGAGCAGATTTCCTTCCCAGCCGGGGCCTGAATAGTGACTCCTTTTCTCCAGGTTGCATTCCCCGCTGTGCCGGTGGGTTGTTTGCCGAAAGGAGAAGAGGAAACGATCTTTCCCTGGACAGGCCAGGGGAGCTTGCCCCTTCTGGCTGCAAATCCGGACGCAGGAGAAGGTTTGATCTGCTGCAGGCGGCGCTTCTTTTCCAGATCGGTCAATAATGCCTGAAGATCGTTTAATCGGTTCGATAATCCCTGATGGGCAAGACGGTATTCATTTTCCCGGGCCCGAAGTGCCTTGAGGTGCTTTTCTTTCTCATTTTTCTTTTGGATCCACGCTCTTTCCTGTTCGGCTGCGCTTTTTTGAAGCTCCTCGATTTCCTGCTGATGAAGATACATCTTTTCTTTTTTAATCTTAAGCTCTTCTATTTGATGGGAAAACCGCTGGATCAATCGGGAATCCTCTTCGGCAATCAATTTCATGTAGCTCACCTTCCGCCAAAGTTCAGTCATGGACTCAGCTCCCAGAATCACCCGCCAGAATCTCAAGGGTCCTGCCTGATATACTGATCGAAGGCGTAAGGCCAGGAGATTTTTCTGCCTGGCCACAGAGCCCTGCTCTCGGTTGATCTCAAGGCTCAATTCTTCCTGCTTCAGCTTAACACTATTTATTTTATCGTCCAGTATGGCGCGTTTATACTTGTACTTTTCCGCTAATTGATCGCAGAGTTCAATTTTGCGGAGAACTTCCTCCTCTCCGGCCCGGGTTTTTTTCAATCTGTTCTCACTCTCCCGGATTTGCTGCTCAATCGCCTTTACCTTTCCCTGCGCCTGATTGATTTGCTGCTGCAGCGAGTCCTTTTTATTTGCCGCATACCCTGGGGAACTGAAAAGAGCCGCCAGAAAAAGTACCACGGTTTTCAACAACAGGATATCATAGCTGTTTTCTCTCCAAAAAGCAATCATTTCCAAGCATTATCCTATCTTTAGGCCGAGCGGAGGGATAATGAAACCACGGCCCCGAACCCCCCGATAACCGAACCCAGAACAAGGACCAGAATCACTTTTTCCAGTTCCAGAAAGGTGATGGCAGATGCCCCGAAAATCAGATTTACCAGGGGGCTCACTTTCCAGCAGAAGGCATGGTATACTGCGGCTGAGATCGCAATCGCCAACCCCCCGCCGAGAAAGCCCTCAAACATCCCCTCAAAGAGAAAGGGAAGACGGATATACCACTCGCTTGCGCCTATGAGTCGCATGATCGAAATTTCCTCCCGCCGCCGGTCAATGGTCAGATGAATCGTGCTGGCAGTGATAAACAGGGAAATGATGGCCAGTATGGCCCCCAGGAGGGACAGAACCAGACGGCTGACCGATACCAGGCTGGATAACCTTTCCACCCATTCAACTCCCCCCTGGATACTTTCCACTTCGGGCTGTCTGGACAGATACTTCATCAGGGACTTTAACCGGGCAGGCTCTTTCAGAGCGGGATCCAGGAATA encodes:
- a CDS encoding peptidoglycan DD-metalloendopeptidase family protein, whose protein sequence is MIAFWRENSYDILLLKTVVLFLAALFSSPGYAANKKDSLQQQINQAQGKVKAIEQQIRESENRLKKTRAGEEEVLRKIELCDQLAEKYKYKRAILDDKINSVKLKQEELSLEINREQGSVARQKNLLALRLRSVYQAGPLRFWRVILGAESMTELWRKVSYMKLIAEEDSRLIQRFSHQIEELKIKKEKMYLHQQEIEELQKSAAEQERAWIQKKNEKEKHLKALRARENEYRLAHQGLSNRLNDLQALLTDLEKKRRLQQIKPSPASGFAARRGKLPWPVQGKIVSSSPFGKQPTGTAGNATWRKGVTIQAPAGKEICSIYPGRVAYADWCLGYGKLLIVDHGEGYCSVYAHASELLVNSGDSVQEKQPIARIGDTGGVSSPQVYFEIRFRGNPVDPLIWLQ
- a CDS encoding permease-like cell division protein FtsX, producing the protein MFTAKVRQLSYLLRQGLQDLRSAGIPAGIAVMSIACSMLLLCLYFMALSNLSKALDSASNLQVVVYLRDNLTREQTGRLQQVLASITEISRVRYVSKAMALEEFRNSLGRDARLLDGLDTNPLPASFELFLDPALKEPARLKSLMKYLSRQPEVESIQGGVEWVERLSSLVSVSRLVLSLLGAILAIISLFITASTIHLTIDRRREEISIMRLIGASEWYIRLPFLFEGMFEGFLGGGLAIAISAAVYHAFCWKVSPLVNLIFGASAITFLELEKVILVLVLGSVIGGFGAVVSLSLRSA